From one Anopheles bellator chromosome 1, idAnoBellAS_SP24_06.2, whole genome shotgun sequence genomic stretch:
- the LOC131205799 gene encoding NADH dehydrogenase [ubiquinone] 1 alpha subcomplex subunit 9, mitochondrial, with amino-acid sequence MASLILVSGVQLAKQQAGLLGVVCIRANYSTDAPRKLKTTNVAAMKRGTGGRSSFNGIVATVFGSTGFLGRYVCNKLGKIGSQVIIPYRADHYEALRLKLVGDLGQVLFHPYDLRDEDAIRKAVKYSNVVINLVGRDWETRNFSFKDVHVDGARRLARIAREAGVEKFVHVSSLNGTPTPQPFFTKDGSKFLQSKYYGELAVREEFPDAIVFRPADIYGQEDRFLRYYAHIWRRQFRAMPLWYKGERTIKQPVFCSDLAQGIVNAIKDPDSQGQTYQAVGPRRYKLSVLLDWFHQVMRKDAKWGYFRYDLRYDPTFRMKALFTEFVCPSFPVGDVHTQRIEREYVTDVVEKGVPTLEDLGVNLTYMEDQVPWELRPYRAAQYYDAELDEFEKPTPPQYIQ; translated from the exons ATGGCATCGCTAATCCTCGTGAGTGGGGTGCAGTTGGCAA AACAACAAGCCGGCCTGCTGGGAGTCGTCTGCATCAGGGCGAACTACAGTACCGATGCACCGCGTAAGCTAAAGACGACCAATGTGGCCGCAATGAAGcgcggaaccggtggccggtccaGCTTCAACGGCATTGTGGCCACTGTGTTCGGTAGCACCGGCTTCCTGGGTCGCTACGTGTGCAATAAGTTGGGGAAAATCGGTTCGCAAGTGATCATCCCGTACCGAGCTGACCACTATGAAGCACTGCGTCTAAAGCTGGTCGGCGATCTGGGTCAGGTGCTGTTCCATCCTTACGATCTGCGTGACGAAGATGCGATTCGCAAGGCGGTCAAGTACTCGAACGTTGTCATCAATCTGGTTGGGCGCGACTGGGAGACGAGAAACTTTTCCTTCAAAGATGTACACGTCGACGGAGCTCGCCGGCTGGCACGTATCGCTCGCGAAGCTGGCGTTGAAAAGTTCGTCCACGTCTCGAGTCTAAACGGAACGCCTACTCCGCAACCGTTCTTCACTAAGGACGGTAGCAAGTTTCTGCAGAGCAAGTACTACGGTGAGCTGGCGGTTCGGGAAGAATTTCCGGACGCGATCGtgttccggccggccgacatCTATGGCCAGGAAGACCGTTTTCTACGTTACTATGCGCACATCTGGCGCAGACAATTCAGGGCCATGCCGCTGTGGTATAAGGGCGAGCGTACCATCAAGCAGCCGGTGTTTTGTTCCGATTTGGCTCAGGGAATCGTGAATGCAATCAAGGATCCGGACAGCCAAGGACAAACGTATCAGGCCGTTGGGCCGAGGCGGTACAAACTGTCGGTGCTCCTCGATTGGTTCCACCAGGTTATGCGAAAGGACGCCAAGTGGGGCTACTTCCGGTACGATCTTCGTTACGATCCGACGTTCCGTATGAAGGCACTGTTCACGGAGTTCGTATGTCCGTCGTTCCCGGTTGGTGACGTGCACACGCAGCGAATTGAGCGTGAGTATGTTACGGACGTGGTAGAGAAGGGTGTACCGACGCTGGAAGATTTGGGTGTTAATCTAACGTACATGGAGGACCAG GTTCCATGGGAGCTGAGACCGTACCGTGCTGCTCAGTACTACGATGCCGAATTGGATGAGTTCGAAAAGCCAACACCGCCACAGTACATTCAGTGA